The genomic segment aaataaaatcttcaccactcttatataccattgcaatccgcggccataaaaataaaaacgtggggtaaactgtccgattaaatattgtttttatccgtagtttgcgaattcggcaaatatttagatgtacttggtaacagtgactccgctcgatcgaaatgctcagagtaaaatttatttcatcacagtaaaattgattgaatatactttagattaattatattatatacatcctcacaaccagggaaaaagtcgcgtttcaaaccttgtatcgtgttaacccGAAAATATTTGACGGCAtattaaagtaatggataatcaggaaAATCCCGCCCTCTATTAGTGACGATacgtttctaaacgccgaccaaacataatgtgtgccagaggcacacgaaattttgcgattttcactgcttagaaaagcgttttttaaattttcgcgggcctcaataaaacttatgttgtttacggttttattttcagtattttaaattgccgcttttcaatcaaaaagttgcgttgtctttagaaactcgccgccgatgaacgtatttaccagattcacaattccgtgcgcgtacaaaaataaaataaatgttatcgttatcgtggaacaaatttgtggaaaattttcgttttagagaaaataacacaaacataaAGGCGTTtgcgggcctaaataacacgttacgctgatgagtgataaaaacaatcacgcgcaagtttctatcgagaatgttttcattcaacggaaacgtcttaaAAGCgacgtcgaaaatgtgtgacgtcacacaaatatccgatattcttatgaacgtgaattccgatattcgaatgacgagatattcgaatacattcgaatactttattcgaattggccatccctggcaataaggttccattacatttgaacccacgtacatttgaacccatgacaattgcacctgtatgctattgcacctatggaattttttttgtttcacggatagttgaacccatactaaccccaacccatgggttttagcactcgtatatagattgaacccgtggatataagcatgggttcaaatgtacatgggttcaaatgtacagtcaCCGTGCAATAACATTTCGACAAGCTAAATATTTAGCGGGCTTCCTTATAATTtctgatttcaatgtttaattacCTAAGTTGTTGGGTTGTCAAGTTGACTTAATCTATTAGAAACACCAAGTATTTTGTcagaaaattttcaacttctGCTAAACTTTCatagatattctgatatttatatcaGTTTAACAAACCCCCAGGTATGGGAGATGATTAGTTATGTTTGTTTCTTCAGGGGATTTCATATGAAGCTCAAGAATTTACTGAATATTTGCCAAATACTGAGGATGGATGGATATGTTACAACTTACTCAGACAAGCATTCGATGCAGGATTGATTTTCAAGATTCAGGAAGTTGGTGACAGAAGAGGAAAAATTATTTGGAACGACGAGTTTCCTCATAAGACTAATAAAACTGGAAGTACTTTGTGTGTTTTATATTTGGTGGTTACTTACTTCATAAAATGTTAGGAAATAGGAagaaataaaactaatttaaaaattttgttgtgtATTGCACtacaaagcaattcaaaattCCTTCAAAATCCTTATTTTGGTATCTAAATCGTCATTTAtgggaaataataaaaaataggatTCACAACCCCTGGTATTTAAGTTATTGCTCATAATGACCTTGGGATTTATTTTCATTCGAAGCATAAAGGCATATTGGATAAAATAGTTTtcctaaaaattattcaaatttatttatttggatTTTACCAACCTTGCTCAAAGGAAAACTAAGCTCATTTTTATAGGAAAATGATTTATGTAATTCAGAGTGACTTAATGTTATTTAACTGCCAGGGTCTGGTCTAAAATTCCGGACATATCAACCTATCCATTATGACCACGACTCGTATTTATTAAATAGATTAGAAATTTAAATTATGATTCTAAAATGTTGTATTTTGGGCATCTGCACTATGGTTGTGGTTCTCAGTACCAATGGTTTTCTTATAATTCATTCTGAATAAATCCCAAGAAAGGTTGAACTTTGACATTTATTTGGAAGTCAGAGTCATAATTTGTTCCTGTTAAGAAGTTGCAATTTCAGACTTTTTAACAGAAACTAAATTGGTCGcttatgataaatttaaatgGTGGTGCTCTTGGAGTATTCGTTCCAAAATGGTGCACGACCTGACATAgtattgtgtaccaggttagttttcaggttgtgcgtcatcttggtacgaatacttccggagcgcctaaATGTTTGTCAACCAAGAGTTTTTTCTTCAACTCCCTAGATGCAAGTTCTGTACTGCAATACTCTGAAGTCAGGATCCATCATTTACCAAACTTCCATTCTTTTTCTATGTACATGTTCAATGAGAGttcataaattcattttttcagcaatggatatccAGATCAAAACCATATAAGTAAACTCCGAGAAGCATTGGGGGCGAAAGGATTCAAGTATGATAGACGGGTGAGatagttttattcatttgacACTCTGGCAAAATATTGCTTTCCCACTTTCCCCAACATGCATCCTTATGAATAGTCTTAAATTCCTGAAATAACAAGTtagatcataggttctcaaagtgctccgtacggagccccagggctccgcgagagaagcacaggggctccgcgagctattcgattacttctCAAAAtaatgacttggctaattttgtaactgttcaaagaagcttTGATGaattttgacaacaatatagcctcgaaataaggcaaagaggcggaattaaaaaatgacattatttatgagctggagcgcagccaggattcttaagaggggggtttgaaattggaatcggaaattcccgcacaacattcttcgcgataagaaaaaacggataacgagatttttgttgcgtaaaatattcaattcatgaccgatgcAAGCATTAAAAGCGccttgtcgtaataatttaattgtgctcatcgttactcacgtttgattcgagagtACTATTAGGATTgctgaaatgaaagaatactagtctaaaataacataaaatacgtgataaactgtcAACtctaaataaattggagtcgtatttttgcaatcttgggatttgtcaaacttgatctattctttcgcacttgagattatttttgagcaagattattttattgcatgcggctccgtcgttagtttcagaataaaaaaaaaggtacatcgcgcgcacaattgactgtttTTCGATTtagcagttactacgatgaataaccaaagaatACCTAACATAACACTAAATTTTGAgatttacaatgcctataaaagcgtttttaatctgaccgTGAGTCTGCTAAaaaccaaacttatagtgtgatcttccattttaagttataatattttagaatgtttttcaatcaagaaatttaagttgcggatttacctctttcttattatttttagcatttcatcgccgatgactataatatggtaacatgatTTTCTCATTAAACTCATAAtttcccacgagaacaaaaaagcaattatcgttgtcattgtggaacaatacatgtatatgccgaagaagttttttgatttagggagaataaacaccggcgtaaagatgtttaaaaacacgccatgctgatgaaaacaatcggcgattgtaacaaaatgcaatcgcgcacgttattagcgaccTTTTAAGTCTTACGAAAATGTCAAacgggaaaagattcgacccccaatttattaatatgtttgtcaagtgtcaaatttacaggtttagtgtatatataatttatctttgaaatttagatttatatatgacttgtattaaccctattaaaaaggtttagcatttaaattaagtaaagtagttAATTTAcccaggaatattaatcggaaagtaataattttaacatttattttggggctccgtgaataatagtcaacgttttcaagggctccgcaacacctgaagtttgagaacccctgagtTAGATAATCATCACTTGAAACTGAATTGAGTAATGAACTTGCATTGGTATCGAAGGTAGATAAGGGTTGCTTGTTTACATGAAATTTTCTCAGATTCTAATATTTCGATTTGAAAAGCCCAGCCCTAAATACATCATAGAGGGCTCTACTGTCatatatgatgtcacaataacatGGTTTTGAAgcttttaaaatgcaaattcaAAAGCGCAATCTTCAATGAGACACTCTATCTGCTGGGCAGTTTTTATTGACAATATAGGTTCAAGGTCCCACTTTTACATCCACCCAGTTCTTTTGAGTTCAATCAGTTGCTCTGTCATTTCTTTATTGAAGTGATGACAAAACAGTGTGTAGGATATggtgatttgaataatataggaataaatgttttttttattccacgTTTTTACCTTCATACAAGGCTCTGTGCAAGCATCCAATGATAtgtaaatgactaatatttttcataGATACTGTAATTTTACCAGTGAAAAAAATTAGCTCTGTAGCTTGTAGGAAATATCAAGCTTggatagataaataaatataacaaaaacatgacTTCAACAGATTATGTCTGAATAAGCTGCCGTATTATAGTCAGCGTATAGATTAAAAAATTCTAGTTTTATCTTATCGcctcttatcaaaattatattttcatttcgaaATATTCTTCCTCCAGATGTTCCGAAGTTGACGACATCCAGAAAGATTTCCTACAACACTGATTGTACTGTCCCCTGCATAGGATACTGAACTTGCCTCATTAAATCTACATCAAATGCCAAAACAATATTACCATTGCAGCCATTGTGAAAATTATGTTCTTgatcaaatattacaaataaagaACCAATGAAACTAAATATCATAACAACATTTCATATTCAGAATTGTATTTTGTGCCATTTGTGTAAGGCaaattgacaaataagtaaaatGCCCTAGGCGGCTGAAGCTTAGGACTTAACTGCGCTGGCATCGTTGATTACACAGTGCAGGTTTAAAATCCACCCCCTCACCTCTCCCATGGTCTATAAGATTGAGTAGgcaaaaagaaaagattttgAACCTTTCAAATAAATAGTTGCTCCTCACATATTGTTAGATAACAGTGACTGCTatcatataatttaatatttttgaggcATTTTTTTGATAATTCTCTAAATATTCCTGTTTTTTCCACAGTCTACAACACTCCGGGTGAGGTAGCGGGCATATGATTGAACTTGGGTTATTTAATCAGACATCCCAACATAGTCGAGTCCAAACACAACGCTAATAGGATGATTGTATtgccaatatatttaatttggtGGAATCAATCAGCAAAACGCTATGTATTCGCATtaattctttattaattataatatgttaaataaaCTGGCATTTTCAAGTTAGTCAAGATATCTGAAAAGTGTTTTGACAATTTGTGACAGGTTATACCCGAATGCCCATTGGTTCGTActttaacaaaaattaattaatcaagtatggtttgatttaaaaaatgtcCAACCCAAACCTGTGTTATTGAGCTCATGAATTACGCTGAATAGATTatctgtataaatatttttaccctGGGTCCTAATTGCTATCCAcaactaaatatattattaatctaagtttcaatgttgtttcttatgcattttaatatattacttttatgatatattgtataattattCCATAGGGTTCCTCGCTTCTGCTGTAAATAGATCTATACAATTCTGAGCTTCTAATTGTCAACCACCGTTGTATATATATCAACATCCCATTCAATATCCAATAGTATTTTTATAATCATTCAACCAAGCCTGTGCTGTATAATATAAGgtactaccgaagtatgtggaccaagatggccaacaccagaacgtagtatgtgtaccaggttagggttaggccataatttcaggtacaattactacgggagtcacttggctagtcctcgaacttgtaatactaaaaaaaggaaaattatggccttagtAAACAACtatgttccagtgtccgccatcttggtttacatacttcgggattacCTAATATAAAGCATCTGACATTATACAAATCAAGAGTTccagcaaaattatttttggtaaaATGTGTGACTCTGTATTCTCTTGCacatcaaaattaatttggCTATGTGCTCAAGtgtattctatatttttataacaatttatgCGACCAAGCCAATACTGTATTTACAAACTATTAAGAGATCTGACGCAGAAATACCACTGAGTTATTAttccagtaaaatatttttttatatgtttcaactttataaataatttgatatgCATTAAAGTGTTTTTCGAACCAATTCGATATAAAGAATGTGTGATCTTGCAAAATTGATTATCATGCTGAAATTGTTTCAATATGGGGGACGGCAAACTTTTTCACTCCAAATGTATAAAACCAGTCTTAGTAACCAAGTTATTACACTATGAGTGGTATGGGGTCCAATTgtgagtactcccgtagtgtgtgcaccaggttagggtcaggccaagttttattacgagttcggggactgtctgtgttagccaagtgaatatacccctgtccataggtttcattctctttacacaacttgatgtaaagtaggcgaataacattagttacctccatattggtacactacACATACTTCTACTATGATACCAATAATAAATCAGCAAAACCCctttaaacatttttattactgaataAAACCAACATGATAGAGTATCAGGAATGTCCAATCTGATTCAAATAAATATCCAGGAAACGTATTCTTTACTAAACATTAggaatatgttcaaaaatacCATTTCAGTATGTATTTTAAATAACCGGTACTAGTTTGTTTATCGGCCATTCCCTCAGGGATGCGCCATCGTTAGGGCCAGATAGCAAATAACTGGGTGATACTGCGGCTGCAGCTTTATATACACACGGTAGTCTTGAGTAGTTCGCTTTGCACGAGCTAGCTGTTGGGCCATTGCAATGTCATAGGCATTGAtaatgaattggactcagataTAGGCTTCGCAACGTAAAGAATTggaattacaaaaataaaatctcgTGACACGGGAACATGTcattcaaatatggcacttttcagggggccgcacaatttttcttcaGGGCTGCATCTGGCACACCCCTAACATACACAAAGAACTTGTATTTACTATATCTAATGCTTATGGACTAGGTCGAGACAACTCGATCATATAGCTTGTGGTTGAACTACCATTTACCATAATTAATTCTGAAGGTATCTGAATAGCGAGGAAAtcaccaaaaataaaaacttcatttcACAGTATGATGATaactatgaaataaaaaacaattcactGCTTTTGTCCAGAAGTAAGACTAGCTGTAGAATTCCACCTACAGGTACAAGGGCAATTTAATCCGTTTTCCTCTAACCCCAATTGGTATAAAACTCTATAATGCTAAGTCTGTCACAGATGTGCAAATATTTCAACTTAGTAtctctttttttttatgaatgttCTATTCAGTTcgatattcattttgaaaactacaccAGTGCGAATTTGTACTAAACCATTGCCCCAAGTAAGTGCAGACTGCACTGTACAGGGAAATCATGTATCATCAAATGCTCAAGTTGTGGAATTTGGAAACATCAGAATTGACATTGGAAATAATGTGTTCATTTGAGTGACAACCAGAACCTCTTAAAGATTTTTCAACCTTTATGGAGGAGAGGAACCccaacaaacatttcaaaagcTTAAGAACCCCTGTGTAACTGAATATACATTATAATATGCCAATCAAAAAATGTTCAATCAATTCAGAGATCTCCTGatttcgggtttgcttcgggctcgggcctgcaaatccagttaattagtcggatTCGGGTCGGGTTCatacccacgggcctgggtcggGCCGGAATTGATCTTACCTCCAATGTAGAAAAAATGAAAGTCTCTCGTGAAACAcacttattatattatatccgTGTATTTAATTATATTGAAGCAAGACAAGTATAATAatatagaccagggctactaAACTATTTTTACAGGAGGTccacatacaaaacttcaaaaatattttggtccGGACTTTCCAGACACTATATTTTGGCATCCTCAAGCACATGaatcctcggccgactaatgattattagctaatcaagattgtttgttatggtgttatagttcttttcatatatatttttaaatctataaaagtgattttataaaaggaaacttcaaaagtgggctaatgatccaaaatgaagaattatgcgTTCGGATCAAATACCCGAAATCGGGCCGCGGCCCCCaattgagtagccctgatatagACTACAGGATTTCAATACAAACCTGCAAAACCCCTGGACAGCCTACAGCCTTGTGCAGAGTACTTTGTATGAACCAGATATATTTTCTCAGTACTGAGTTTCGATAGAAACACAAGGAATAACAAGAGTAaggggcgctccggaagtatgtgtaccaatatggatgtaactaattttgtttgcctacattacatcaagttgtgaaaagggactgaaacctatgggcagggggtatatccacttggctaacacagacagtctcgaactcaaaataaaactaaaataagaaaaatctgaatgaattatgaacctggtacacacatactacgggagtatccttCGAAGGAACATGAACTTCCTCcatattgtaataaaataactGTCTGGGGAGTAGTTTTAGGATGATTCCCCCTCATGTATAACTATCTTATCACTAGTAGTATCGTCAGTGAGCGCCATTTCAGATTCATTCTCTGGTTTGTCAGTCTTTCCAGAATCTTTCTGTTCAGTGGTTATAAGTCTTGATCCAAATGAACTCTTAGATATCATCAGCATTTCTCTTAAAATGTCATTTTCTGTTTGCAATCGGGATAATTCTTCGTAATCTCTGATATATTGCTCAGCGTCGACATCCGCAGCATGCCTCATAACAGCAGCCATCTCGTGAATCTGGAACATAGAAAGATAAACAATGTCTGTTAGATAAAACTGCAacctttttttgttttgaaataacttGAATCTTCAGCGCCACCATGTGGTCGAATTTGTGTGCTTGAATATTTCTTGTCAAACCTGCAGCATTAACAATGACAAGATTGCCAAGTAAGAAAGAGTCCTGTCCTTCAAATATTAGTAGCTCAttacatatcgttagatattaGTGCGTAGTGTCTGCTTGTACATCTGCAGGgcaaatatataacaatatgtatatatatatatatatactgatctTCATTATTTAGGATGCTTATTTTTTCTACTATGAGATTAAAATTACCTTATCAATGAGCTCCATATTCTCTTCTTGATATTGTTTTTCTGCTTGATAAGCATTTTCAGTGATCTGGATGCTGAAAGCGgaagatataaataaaattataaatgctGTCTACCAGTGGtcctcaaccttttttctttcaaGGCCCATTTTCACTGCCCAAATATtcttgtggcccattaacttttttATTGCAAGGGGAAAACTGGAAGTAAAATCAAGATCTTTCTGCGAAAACTGGCACTTTAacgttttttatttgaattggaATTACCACCTATTAGCAGTAAACAGCATTGTCATTGATTGTAGCTAAAATCAAAACTAACTATTGTAATATAAACAAAACTAGCAATTTTCAATAGTTCTGGGCCACCTCAATAtccagcagtgggccatggcccactggttcaGAACCAGTGGTTCTAGTCACAGTtgattaattttgatattttaagcCAATTTAAATGAAAGttcataattatttttcaacattaggGTAGAAAATAGCCTAAA from the Styela clava chromosome 5, kaStyClav1.hap1.2, whole genome shotgun sequence genome contains:
- the LOC144422706 gene encoding FGFR1 oncogene partner 2 homolog, whose protein sequence is MEARNTYQENLIELNKVAGHRPRSTLVLGIQQENNAIRSLQHENNELRQSLTDHQNALELIMTKYRQQMMKFTKHQNIQITENAYQAEKQYQEENMELIDKIHEMAAVMRHAADVDAEQYIRDYEELSRLQTENDILREMLMISKSSFGSRLITTEQKDSGKTDKPENESEMALTDDTTSDKIVIHEGESS